A single genomic interval of Cellulosilyticum sp. I15G10I2 harbors:
- a CDS encoding diguanylate cyclase, whose translation MKRIQLKKVLLPILIAISFLSVVVTSPMCYAKPLISEPMVKRGFIDLSAWDFEKSHIALNGDWEFYWMQLLQPQDFVSSNADKDYIAIPCEVSQYLPEDKSHEAQNGYGTLRVKLKISEIGKLYGLKFKYFASANKIWVNNELLFEAGIIGTSKQSFKAQYLPTEVVFKSDKEEVEIVVQIANFHHRRIRLNEVIFGTPSQIEKLTHSRIIQESILFGSLIVIALYYCVLYFIHKREAALICLSVIAFVVALRGSIVDERIMIRLWPDFPPEIMMKLGYLPTFILLPLLVIYVKDIFKAPQLAKAAKASTYICILVIIFMTFTPIKVYDWFFQYGQWVNVVIGSFIIYLLIARGLFKKTRGSYTMAIGGGFILIAAANDILRELDVIKTPEALSVAMVIFILLQALFLAWRFNDDYIKAQQLAGENAAMFEEIQELNMDLEEKIRIRTHALEVANSKLKILSKIDALTGLANRRHFDEQIEKAWSRSIREHQPLSIIMIDIDFFKGYNDSYGHLEGDECLRKIARELKRSIRPKLDIVARYGGEEFVILLPDTAADDARRVAQNLRKGVKGLKIPHRASLTNAYVTISLGVSTIIATEKISLRDFIDQADKALYIAKEKGRDQIAECMLNKVN comes from the coding sequence ATGAAACGTATTCAATTGAAAAAGGTGTTGCTGCCTATTCTTATTGCAATAAGTTTTCTTTCAGTAGTTGTAACATCTCCAATGTGCTATGCGAAGCCATTAATAAGCGAGCCAATGGTTAAAAGAGGGTTTATTGATCTTTCAGCATGGGATTTTGAAAAAAGTCATATAGCATTAAATGGAGACTGGGAATTTTACTGGATGCAACTTCTACAGCCACAAGATTTTGTGAGCAGTAATGCTGATAAGGATTATATAGCTATACCTTGTGAAGTATCTCAGTATCTTCCAGAGGATAAAAGTCATGAGGCTCAAAATGGTTATGGCACACTTAGGGTTAAACTTAAAATAAGTGAAATAGGAAAATTATATGGACTTAAGTTTAAATATTTTGCATCAGCAAATAAAATATGGGTTAATAATGAACTTCTTTTTGAAGCTGGGATTATAGGGACAAGTAAACAATCTTTTAAGGCACAGTATCTGCCTACTGAGGTAGTGTTTAAAAGTGACAAGGAAGAAGTAGAGATTGTTGTACAAATTGCAAACTTTCATCATCGGCGAATTCGTTTAAATGAAGTGATCTTTGGAACGCCATCTCAGATCGAGAAGCTCACTCATTCTAGGATAATACAAGAGAGTATTTTATTTGGCAGTTTAATTGTAATTGCCTTATACTATTGTGTACTATATTTTATACATAAAAGAGAAGCAGCACTCATTTGCTTATCAGTGATAGCTTTTGTTGTTGCTTTACGAGGCAGTATAGTAGACGAACGTATCATGATAAGGTTATGGCCGGACTTTCCACCGGAGATCATGATGAAGTTAGGCTATTTACCGACCTTTATATTACTCCCTCTCTTAGTAATCTATGTTAAGGATATATTTAAAGCACCACAGCTTGCAAAAGCTGCAAAGGCATCAACATATATCTGTATTCTAGTTATTATATTTATGACTTTTACGCCCATTAAGGTTTATGACTGGTTTTTTCAATATGGGCAATGGGTTAACGTTGTTATAGGGAGTTTCATCATCTATTTATTAATAGCTCGCGGACTATTTAAAAAAACAAGAGGCAGCTATACAATGGCTATAGGCGGAGGCTTTATTCTAATCGCCGCAGCAAATGATATATTGAGGGAGTTAGATGTCATAAAAACACCAGAAGCTTTATCTGTGGCCATGGTTATTTTTATTTTGCTTCAGGCGTTATTTTTGGCTTGGCGGTTTAATGATGATTATATTAAGGCGCAGCAATTAGCCGGTGAGAATGCTGCAATGTTTGAGGAAATCCAGGAACTAAACATGGACTTAGAGGAAAAAATTAGAATACGTACACATGCGCTGGAAGTAGCTAATAGTAAGCTTAAAATCCTTTCGAAGATAGATGCCTTAACGGGACTTGCAAATAGAAGACATTTTGATGAACAAATAGAAAAGGCGTGGTCTAGATCCATAAGGGAGCATCAACCACTCTCAATCATAATGATAGATATTGATTTTTTTAAAGGGTATAATGACAGTTATGGACACCTAGAGGGAGATGAATGCCTAAGAAAAATTGCCAGAGAGCTTAAAAGAAGTATTCGGCCTAAATTAGATATTGTTGCCCGTTATGGGGGGGAAGAGTTTGTTATATTGCTGCCAGATACAGCGGCTGATGATGCAAGGCGTGTTGCCCAGAACCTAAGAAAAGGTGTTAAAGGCCTAAAGATTCCTCATAGAGCCTCTTTGACTAATGCGTATGTTACAATCAGTTTGGGGGTAAGTACAATCATAGCGACAGAAAAAATTTCATTAAGGGATTTTATAGATCAAGCAGATAAAGCGCTTTATATTGCAAAAGAAAAGGGTAGAGATCAGATTGCAGAATGTATGTTAAATAAGGTTAACTAG
- a CDS encoding BBE domain-containing protein, translating to MKLVDMINGNGPIGSIMTALNVFGLGGKVSELCPSDTAFYYRDSHYILLVQSVFENNVYKAQNVRWVSKNYKLISSMTTGAYINFPFYPLEDCLYEYYGENASSLQCIKQHYDPLNIFHFQQSIK from the coding sequence TTGAAACTAGTTGATATGATTAACGGTAACGGACCTATTGGTTCTATCATGACAGCTTTAAATGTCTTTGGACTAGGTGGCAAAGTCAGCGAACTTTGTCCATCTGATACTGCATTTTACTATCGCGATAGTCACTATATCTTACTCGTTCAATCTGTTTTTGAAAACAATGTTTATAAAGCCCAGAATGTACGCTGGGTTTCTAAAAATTATAAGTTGATCTCCAGTATGACTACTGGTGCCTATATTAATTTTCCTTTTTATCCTCTCGAAGATTGTCTCTATGAATATTACGGTGAAAACGCATCTTCTCTTCAATGCATAAAACAGCACTATGATCCTCTTAATATCTTTCATTTTCAGCAGAGTATTAAATAA
- a CDS encoding Crp/Fnr family transcriptional regulator, translated as MERAESNIDKVVALKNHLRGKEKDYLNKYLANAPMWLLDSFQVVHMKKNNVFIKENREVDMVYILVEGIVKAIDYRIFGIAYDYMWFYPVKVFGSMEILLELEKYMTTLITVTPCKMLVVSKSKFEEWMRKDINTLLLETKTLGTYLLEQARKERVFLFVQGIDRVILLFMQLYEQMSENKRCVIKLTRQDIADCSGLSIKTINRSVKKMEEDGYIGRDGNRIIILEDQYLKMKHYISPIVEQ; from the coding sequence ATGGAAAGAGCAGAGAGTAATATTGATAAAGTAGTTGCTTTAAAAAATCACTTAAGAGGCAAGGAAAAAGACTATTTGAATAAGTATCTAGCAAATGCCCCTATGTGGCTCTTAGATTCTTTTCAAGTCGTTCATATGAAGAAAAATAATGTATTTATTAAAGAAAATAGAGAAGTTGATATGGTTTATATATTGGTTGAAGGTATTGTAAAAGCCATTGACTATAGGATTTTTGGTATTGCTTATGATTATATGTGGTTTTATCCCGTTAAAGTTTTTGGCTCTATGGAGATACTATTAGAACTTGAGAAGTATATGACTACGCTTATCACTGTAACACCTTGCAAAATGCTGGTCGTTTCGAAGAGTAAATTTGAAGAATGGATGAGAAAAGATATTAATACTTTACTGCTTGAAACCAAGACACTTGGAACTTATCTTCTTGAACAAGCAAGAAAAGAGAGAGTTTTTCTATTTGTGCAGGGAATTGACAGAGTAATCCTTTTATTTATGCAGCTCTATGAGCAAATGTCTGAAAATAAAAGATGTGTTATAAAGCTGACAAGACAAGATATAGCGGATTGCTCAGGACTAAGCATAAAAACAATCAACCGTTCAGTAAAGAAGATGGAGGAGGATGGGTACATTGGGCGGGATGGCAATAGAATTATTATCTTAGAAGATCAATATTTAAAGATGAAGCACTATATATCTCCAATAGTTGAGCAATAA
- the deoC gene encoding deoxyribose-phosphate aldolase codes for MEIQEMLGHVDHTQLKAFAAWEDIEKLCDEAIAYQMASVCIPPCYIRRVHNKYGDKINICTVVGFPLGYSVKEAKVAEVKQALADGANEIDMVINIGDVKNGNYEAVREEVAALKKEAGSKILKVIIETCYLTEEEKVMMCKVVTEAGADYIKTSTGFGTDGATLEDIKLFKAHIGKEVKIKAAGGVKSLEDLETFLNEGCDRIGTSSAVHLIKGQQIKGY; via the coding sequence ATGGAAATACAAGAAATGCTAGGACATGTCGATCATACGCAGCTTAAGGCGTTTGCTGCTTGGGAGGATATAGAGAAGTTGTGCGATGAGGCGATAGCGTACCAGATGGCTTCGGTGTGTATTCCGCCGTGCTATATAAGGCGTGTACATAATAAGTATGGAGATAAGATTAATATTTGTACTGTAGTAGGCTTTCCGCTTGGATATAGTGTGAAGGAAGCAAAGGTAGCAGAAGTTAAACAGGCACTTGCAGATGGGGCCAATGAAATTGATATGGTTATTAATATCGGTGATGTGAAGAATGGCAATTATGAAGCTGTAAGGGAAGAGGTCGCTGCGCTCAAAAAAGAGGCGGGGAGTAAAATCTTAAAGGTTATTATTGAAACCTGTTATCTAACAGAAGAAGAGAAAGTTATGATGTGTAAAGTGGTTACTGAGGCTGGCGCTGATTATATTAAAACATCAACAGGATTTGGAACTGATGGTGCGACACTTGAAGATATTAAGCTTTTTAAAGCGCATATTGGAAAAGAAGTAAAGATCAAAGCTGCTGGCGGTGTAAAGAGTTTAGAGGATTTAGAAACCTTTCTGAATGAGGGATGTGACAGAATTGGCACGAGCTCAGCTGTTCATTTAATAAAAGGTCAACAAATAAAAGGATATTAG
- a CDS encoding YitT family protein, producing the protein MLKEDLFKKYIAILKNIILILIGNTIYALAVTMFILPNGLITGGTTGLALLIYHKTGIPIALFVSVFNIAMFLLGAAILGRAFTLTTLISTFYYPFILGIFQKILFLQDMTSDRLLAAIYAGVMIGFSIGIVIKAGASTGGMDIPPLVLHKKFGISVSASMYGFDFAILLSQMLFANKEQVLYGILLVLIYTLVLDKVLLLGQSRTQVKIISEKYQEINEMIISRLDRGSTLIHAETGYHHNKSLVVLTVVSNRELPKLNQLVLSLDPKAFMIINHINEVKGRGFTIDKLYR; encoded by the coding sequence ATGCTTAAAGAGGATTTATTTAAAAAATACATAGCTATACTAAAAAATATTATACTGATTTTAATAGGCAATACCATCTATGCACTGGCAGTTACTATGTTTATTCTTCCAAATGGACTTATTACAGGAGGCACTACAGGTCTTGCACTTCTTATTTATCATAAAACAGGCATTCCTATTGCACTATTTGTTTCTGTCTTTAATATCGCCATGTTTCTTTTGGGAGCTGCTATTCTTGGTCGGGCCTTTACGCTTACTACACTTATTAGTACCTTTTACTATCCATTTATTCTGGGTATTTTTCAGAAAATTCTATTCCTGCAAGATATGACTTCTGATCGCCTGCTTGCTGCAATCTATGCAGGTGTTATGATTGGTTTTAGTATTGGCATTGTTATTAAAGCTGGCGCATCCACTGGCGGTATGGATATCCCGCCACTTGTACTTCATAAAAAGTTTGGTATTTCAGTTTCTGCATCTATGTATGGCTTTGATTTTGCCATTTTGCTATCACAAATGCTTTTTGCTAATAAAGAACAAGTGCTTTATGGCATTTTATTAGTCCTTATCTATACGCTTGTGCTGGATAAAGTATTGCTTCTTGGCCAGTCTCGTACACAAGTAAAAATCATAAGTGAAAAATATCAGGAAATTAACGAGATGATTATTAGCCGACTTGATCGAGGGTCTACGCTTATTCACGCCGAAACAGGCTACCACCATAATAAAAGTTTAGTAGTTCTCACTGTCGTTTCAAACCGTGAGCTTCCAAAGTTAAATCAGCTTGTTCTTTCTCTGGATCCTAAGGCCTTTATGATCATTAACCATATTAATGAAGTAAAAGGCCGTGGTTTTACTATAGACAAACTCTACAGATAA
- a CDS encoding cache domain-containing sensor histidine kinase has protein sequence MQNLAKKIAANWSKMKIGNKITLYYFTLIIMSIVLSLFIYEQTNKYYMNQNIEKIGTQGIESDSRNFELFIEDINNYSKILLANQNVQQILENEDTYQLPTYRRLDRFLQEFINFNTKVSSIYVFSNSGKKYYTEKITLKSIELRDIEQMSFYEEILAKKGGFILRLNQHGLVDARKTSGISFIRVINSLQRQEKIGFLIINLDQKVLEKALGLDDQNNATIFIQNADGQTLMGYNPIEDFDEEVYFEQLEKENKFWTIFKKNHKDMMITGINNRKYGWKILKVIPFEDATEQFNVFNIGIFSIVAVNISLMLLGSFFISKLITSPIHTLMSSMKDVEHGHFKPVVMKTNEDEIGMLKNVYNFMIDEIHKLINRIIQEQKTKRKAELGIMMEQIKPHFLYNTIDSISSLIMLERSQEAYESLRALGNFYRTSLSNGRDIIPIREELETVENYIYIQKIRYRDLFEAEYDIDAEVLEVKVPRLILQPLVENSIYHGIRPSGNKGLIRISIKKVMHTVWIVVEDNGVGLSGEELINLNTTNEKSIGIPATRERIRILFGEKSCFHIESECNKGTKIRIEIPLDEEGNN, from the coding sequence GTGCAGAACCTAGCTAAGAAGATTGCAGCAAATTGGAGTAAGATGAAGATAGGTAATAAGATTACCTTATATTACTTTACTTTAATTATTATGAGTATTGTGCTTAGCCTATTTATTTATGAACAGACTAATAAATACTACATGAATCAAAATATAGAGAAAATAGGTACGCAGGGGATAGAATCTGACAGTCGTAACTTTGAACTCTTTATTGAGGATATTAATAATTATTCTAAAATACTTTTAGCCAATCAAAATGTTCAGCAGATTTTAGAAAATGAGGATACTTACCAACTTCCAACCTATAGAAGACTGGATCGGTTCTTGCAGGAATTTATTAACTTTAATACTAAGGTTTCTTCTATTTATGTTTTTAGCAACTCAGGCAAGAAGTACTATACGGAAAAGATCACTCTAAAGAGTATTGAACTTAGGGATATTGAGCAAATGTCTTTTTACGAAGAGATTCTTGCAAAAAAAGGAGGATTTATTCTTAGACTCAACCAGCATGGGCTAGTGGATGCCAGAAAAACAAGTGGGATATCTTTTATAAGAGTCATTAATAGTTTACAAAGACAAGAAAAAATTGGATTTCTAATTATTAATTTAGATCAAAAAGTACTAGAAAAGGCTTTGGGACTTGATGATCAAAATAATGCGACTATTTTTATACAAAATGCAGATGGACAAACTTTAATGGGATACAATCCTATAGAAGATTTTGATGAAGAAGTTTACTTCGAGCAACTAGAGAAAGAAAATAAGTTTTGGACTATTTTTAAGAAGAATCATAAAGATATGATGATCACAGGGATTAATAACAGAAAATATGGATGGAAGATACTAAAGGTTATTCCGTTTGAGGATGCAACTGAGCAGTTTAATGTATTTAATATAGGGATATTTTCTATCGTAGCAGTCAATATTAGTCTGATGCTATTGGGATCATTTTTTATCTCAAAACTGATCACTAGTCCCATCCATACTTTGATGAGTTCCATGAAAGATGTAGAACATGGCCATTTCAAACCGGTAGTGATGAAAACCAATGAAGATGAAATCGGTATGTTAAAAAATGTCTATAATTTTATGATTGATGAAATACATAAACTTATCAACAGGATTATACAAGAGCAGAAGACTAAAAGAAAAGCAGAGCTGGGTATTATGATGGAGCAGATTAAACCCCACTTTCTATATAATACGATCGATTCAATCAGTTCTCTCATTATGCTGGAACGCAGCCAGGAGGCTTATGAAAGTCTAAGAGCTTTGGGGAATTTTTACAGAACCAGCCTAAGTAATGGCCGAGATATCATTCCTATCCGGGAAGAACTTGAGACGGTAGAAAATTATATTTATATCCAAAAGATTAGATATAGAGATTTGTTTGAGGCAGAATATGATATTGATGCAGAGGTATTAGAGGTTAAAGTGCCGAGGTTGATTTTGCAGCCCTTGGTTGAAAACAGTATTTATCATGGTATTCGTCCGTCGGGCAATAAAGGGCTTATTAGAATTAGTATTAAAAAAGTTATGCATACGGTATGGATTGTGGTAGAAGATAATGGGGTTGGACTATCAGGTGAAGAGCTTATAAATCTTAATACGACAAATGAAAAGAGCATTGGTATTCCAGCTACAAGAGAGCGCATCAGAATACTTTTTGGAGAGAAAAGCTGTTTTCATATAGAAAGTGAATGTAATAAAGGGACAAAAATTAGGATAGAGATTCCGTTGGATGAGGAGGGGAATAATTGA
- a CDS encoding BMP family lipoprotein, with the protein MKKRLISLLVAASVVAATLVGCGSKDSGVAADGQKVQQENTGGSELALITDVGTIDDKSFNQGSWEGVEAYAKENNITHKYYKPSEKSDDALMTSIGLAVKGGAKVIVCPGYLFEVPVYNAQLKYPDIKFILIDGAPHNGDYNYDIKENTKSIFYAEEQAGFLAGYAAVYEGYKNLGFMGGIAVPAVVRFGYGYIEGAEYAAKELGLAEGDINIKYTYVGNFDASPENMSKAAAWFNAGTEVIFACGGGVGNSVMKAAETAGTKVIGVDVDQSGESNTVITSAMKNLSKSVYDALSEYYAGKFEGGVSVTLDAATNNVQLPMESSKFEKFNQEKYDAIYKQIIDGAIKISKNDIAEDAAQVPTTIVKVESIK; encoded by the coding sequence ATGAAAAAGAGATTAATTAGTTTATTAGTAGCTGCTTCAGTGGTGGCAGCAACATTAGTAGGGTGTGGTTCAAAAGATAGTGGAGTCGCTGCCGATGGACAAAAGGTACAGCAGGAAAACACAGGGGGATCTGAGCTTGCGCTTATTACAGATGTAGGAACGATTGATGATAAGTCATTTAACCAGGGGTCTTGGGAAGGGGTTGAAGCTTATGCAAAAGAGAACAATATCACACATAAGTATTATAAGCCATCAGAAAAATCAGATGATGCACTTATGACATCTATTGGGCTTGCTGTTAAAGGTGGCGCGAAGGTTATTGTGTGTCCTGGGTATCTGTTTGAAGTACCTGTTTATAATGCACAGCTTAAATATCCAGACATTAAATTCATTCTTATAGATGGAGCACCTCATAATGGTGATTATAACTATGACATTAAAGAAAACACAAAGTCTATTTTTTATGCTGAGGAGCAGGCTGGATTCCTAGCTGGTTATGCTGCCGTATATGAAGGCTACAAAAACTTAGGATTTATGGGTGGTATTGCAGTACCAGCTGTTGTGCGTTTTGGATATGGTTATATAGAGGGCGCAGAGTATGCAGCAAAAGAACTCGGTCTTGCTGAAGGGGATATTAATATCAAATATACATATGTAGGTAATTTTGATGCTTCTCCAGAAAATATGTCTAAAGCAGCGGCTTGGTTTAATGCAGGAACAGAAGTAATCTTTGCATGCGGCGGCGGTGTTGGTAACTCAGTTATGAAAGCAGCAGAAACTGCAGGTACAAAAGTAATTGGTGTTGACGTTGATCAATCAGGTGAATCCAATACAGTTATCACATCTGCTATGAAAAACTTAAGTAAATCTGTTTATGATGCACTTAGTGAGTACTATGCCGGCAAATTTGAAGGTGGCGTATCAGTTACTTTAGATGCTGCAACAAATAATGTACAGTTACCAATGGAAAGCTCAAAATTTGAAAAATTTAATCAAGAAAAATATGATGCGATCTATAAACAAATTATAGATGGTGCTATAAAAATTAGTAAAAATGATATTGCAGAAGATGCAGCTCAGGTACCAACTACTATTGTAAAAGTTGAATCCATTAAATAA
- a CDS encoding purine-nucleoside phosphorylase → MNKVYEKLLKCYDCYKEKIDFKPKVALVLGSGLGDYAESIEIKATLDYHDIEGFPVSTVPGHKGRFIFGYINEVPVVIMQGRVHYYEGYPMSDVVLPIRLMKMMGAEILFLTNAAGGTNFDFQAGDFMLITDQIASFVESPLMGSNIDELGTRFPDMSTIYDKDLRSIIKNTAESLGITLKEGAYLQLSGPNFESPTEVKMCRILGADAVGMSTACEAVAANHMGMKICGISCISNLACGMTDQPLSHGEVQETADKVAPLFKSLITKAITEIGAIS, encoded by the coding sequence ATGAATAAAGTCTATGAAAAGTTATTAAAGTGTTATGACTGTTACAAAGAAAAGATTGATTTCAAGCCAAAAGTGGCACTGGTATTAGGGTCAGGACTCGGAGATTATGCAGAGTCCATAGAGATTAAAGCGACCTTGGATTATCATGACATTGAAGGCTTTCCGGTATCTACGGTGCCGGGGCATAAAGGCAGATTTATCTTTGGGTATATAAATGAAGTGCCTGTAGTCATTATGCAGGGAAGAGTGCATTATTACGAAGGGTATCCTATGAGTGATGTTGTTCTGCCTATAAGATTGATGAAGATGATGGGGGCAGAAATATTATTTCTAACTAATGCTGCAGGTGGTACAAATTTTGATTTTCAGGCTGGAGATTTTATGCTGATTACAGATCAAATTGCAAGTTTTGTAGAATCCCCGCTTATGGGCAGTAATATTGATGAACTGGGCACCCGCTTTCCGGATATGAGTACAATCTATGATAAAGACCTAAGAAGTATCATCAAAAATACAGCAGAGTCTTTAGGTATTACCCTAAAAGAAGGCGCTTACCTTCAGCTTTCAGGACCAAATTTTGAATCCCCGACAGAGGTTAAGATGTGCAGAATCCTAGGGGCGGATGCTGTTGGGATGAGTACAGCTTGTGAAGCTGTGGCAGCTAATCATATGGGGATGAAAATTTGCGGTATTTCTTGCATTTCAAACTTGGCCTGCGGGATGACAGATCAGCCTTTATCACATGGAGAAGTACAAGAAACTGCGGATAAGGTGGCGCCGTTATTTAAATCGTTAATAACAAAGGCTATTACTGAGATTGGGGCAATTTCATAA
- a CDS encoding YczE/YyaS/YitT family protein — translation MKSKNIAKIIGALMGIFLVGMGVSFNAGTMLGNDPIGIVYDGVRSFADLSGEQLGAASNIVNFGLIILLLCIGRRYVNIGTFIYILPYGFFVGIGTKLYAMLGISESLLLRSLMGVVGCLMLYAGVAVFIAMDIGLDPFTGLVMVIGDKIKWDYKNTKVAFDITMVIIGVILGGRLGIITLAAAFTAGPVIQWIADNIIKIIHLENCEA, via the coding sequence ATGAAAAGTAAGAATATAGCTAAAATAATAGGTGCATTAATGGGGATTTTTCTAGTAGGGATGGGTGTCTCGTTTAATGCAGGGACGATGCTTGGTAATGACCCTATCGGTATTGTATATGATGGGGTAAGAAGTTTTGCTGATTTATCAGGAGAGCAGCTGGGAGCGGCATCAAACATCGTAAATTTTGGACTGATTATCCTCCTGCTTTGTATTGGCAGAAGGTATGTGAATATTGGTACATTTATTTATATACTGCCATATGGCTTTTTTGTAGGAATAGGTACAAAACTATATGCAATGCTTGGTATATCAGAAAGCTTGCTGCTACGCAGCTTGATGGGAGTGGTTGGATGTCTTATGCTATATGCTGGAGTAGCTGTTTTTATTGCTATGGATATTGGACTTGATCCATTTACTGGTCTGGTTATGGTAATTGGAGACAAAATAAAATGGGACTATAAAAATACTAAAGTTGCATTTGATATAACGATGGTAATAATAGGTGTTATTTTGGGAGGAAGACTCGGGATTATAACTTTAGCTGCCGCATTTACGGCTGGACCAGTTATACAATGGATAGCTGATAATATTATAAAAATCATTCATTTAGAAAATTGTGAGGCCTAA
- a CDS encoding FAD-binding protein — protein sequence MEIITSHSNHYNEARQIWNRAIQKYPMIIAYCKTVEDVRNAILEARRCNLENRVRSGGHNYEGYCIATDAYIIDIGSLNLADALCLKTTALRNY from the coding sequence ATGGAAATTATTACCTCACATAGTAATCATTATAATGAAGCTAGACAGATATGGAATAGGGCTATACAAAAGTATCCTATGATTATAGCCTACTGCAAAACAGTTGAAGATGTTAGAAATGCAATATTAGAAGCAAGAAGGTGTAATTTAGAAAACCGTGTACGTTCTGGCGGGCATAATTATGAAGGTTACTGCATAGCAACTGATGCCTACATCATCGATATAGGCAGTTTAAATCTAGCGGACGCTTTGTGTCTAAAAACTACAGCACTTCGGAACTATTGA
- the add gene encoding adenosine deaminase: MRNESWIQKLPKIDLHCHLDGSMGIEAVREQLARSEFLLPDDRLKDALQVSENCTSLTEYLKKFELPLKCLQTEKGLKAATLNLLKQAAAENIKYIEIRFAPLLSVNQTLDCRQVIESVVSGLQEGEKRYAVHGGIIVCAMRHHTAEKNIEMLKTARVLLGHGVCALDLAGDESAYPTQMQRELFYKAKQWDMPFTIHSGECGSVENVKEAIELGARRLGHGIALRKSEALIKLCRQKQIGIEMCPSSNLQTKAIDSWHDYPLELFLEKGLLATINTDNRTVSNTSITEELMLVYENMHYNKEVIINLLKNAAEVSFAKDHVKNELLSALHKA; this comes from the coding sequence ATGCGGAATGAAAGTTGGATTCAAAAGTTACCCAAAATAGATCTGCATTGCCATTTAGATGGCTCTATGGGAATAGAGGCAGTTCGGGAGCAGCTCGCCAGAAGCGAGTTTTTGCTACCAGATGATAGGCTAAAAGATGCTTTGCAGGTATCAGAAAACTGTACGAGTTTAACGGAATATTTAAAGAAGTTTGAGCTTCCACTTAAATGTTTGCAGACAGAAAAAGGTCTTAAGGCAGCAACCCTTAATTTACTTAAGCAAGCGGCAGCTGAAAATATAAAATATATAGAGATAAGATTTGCCCCTCTATTATCTGTTAATCAGACGTTAGACTGTAGACAGGTCATTGAAAGTGTTGTTTCGGGGTTACAAGAAGGGGAAAAGAGATATGCTGTACATGGAGGCATCATTGTTTGTGCGATGAGGCATCACACAGCAGAAAAAAATATAGAGATGTTAAAGACAGCAAGAGTATTATTAGGCCATGGGGTATGCGCACTGGATTTGGCAGGGGACGAATCAGCCTATCCGACACAGATGCAAAGAGAACTTTTTTATAAGGCAAAGCAGTGGGATATGCCGTTTACTATTCATTCGGGGGAATGTGGGAGCGTTGAAAATGTTAAAGAAGCTATTGAACTCGGAGCTAGAAGGCTGGGACATGGGATTGCCCTTAGAAAGAGTGAGGCTTTAATCAAGCTGTGCAGACAAAAGCAAATAGGTATTGAGATGTGCCCTTCTAGTAATCTGCAGACAAAAGCCATAGACAGCTGGCATGACTATCCATTAGAATTGTTTTTAGAAAAAGGATTACTAGCGACGATTAATACAGATAATAGGACAGTAAGCAATACTTCTATTACAGAGGAGTTAATGCTTGTTTATGAAAATATGCATTATAATAAAGAAGTTATTATAAACCTATTAAAAAATGCAGCAGAAGTATCTTTTGCAAAAGATCATGTGAAAAATGAACTGCTAAGTGCACTGCACAAGGCTTAA